Proteins encoded in a region of the Polycladomyces subterraneus genome:
- a CDS encoding DUF6612 family protein, with translation MYSKWRTLLSLTLVVVLLTGCSTIVNNLTQVAAVKQQPKKLTIEEVLSKAEQHLNQNGARYQVSTYFNMHLKGPKALHEEKGEFAGTLKFQGNTDMSNNPRDFYSEGTLYTKSIEGFKEEKDELPTKLYHDGQRVYGSDDGDDWQSMDASNNPIQGVFPHPAFPLHKLDDLSGQLAAWKKSKTIQMTETDQAYVIELKLDENADITAQDTYLSDLKPYIDKMKEEIGEDAKEHRFKSLTQTITIDKNAFAPKEMTYELQAVLPVEADNGVRAKVNFVHRFEATWKGKHPGKIQVPEDVKNHAKEVSNIW, from the coding sequence ATGTACTCCAAGTGGCGCACACTATTGTCGCTCACACTGGTTGTCGTTCTGCTCACGGGATGCAGCACCATCGTCAACAATCTCACCCAAGTCGCCGCCGTGAAACAGCAACCGAAAAAGCTGACGATAGAAGAAGTGCTGTCCAAAGCGGAACAGCATTTGAATCAAAACGGTGCCCGTTATCAAGTCTCTACCTACTTCAATATGCATTTGAAAGGGCCGAAAGCCTTACATGAGGAAAAGGGAGAGTTCGCCGGCACACTCAAATTTCAGGGCAACACCGACATGAGCAATAATCCTCGGGATTTTTACTCGGAAGGGACACTTTACACCAAAAGTATCGAAGGGTTTAAAGAAGAAAAAGACGAACTGCCCACCAAATTGTATCATGATGGGCAGCGCGTCTATGGCAGTGATGACGGGGATGATTGGCAATCAATGGACGCTTCCAACAACCCGATCCAGGGAGTATTCCCTCATCCCGCTTTTCCGCTTCACAAACTGGATGATTTGTCCGGGCAATTGGCTGCATGGAAAAAAAGCAAAACGATCCAAATGACCGAAACCGATCAGGCCTACGTCATCGAACTGAAATTGGACGAAAATGCGGATATAACTGCACAAGATACATATCTGAGTGACTTGAAGCCGTATATCGACAAAATGAAGGAGGAAATTGGAGAAGACGCAAAAGAGCACCGCTTCAAAAGTTTGACCCAAACAATTACCATCGACAAAAACGCATTCGCACCCAAGGAAATGACGTACGAACTGCAAGCCGTTTTGCCGGTGGAAGCGGACAACGGAGTCCGTGCCAAAGTAAACTTCGTTCACCGGTTTGAAGCCACCTGGAAAGGAAAACACCCCGGAAAAATCCAGGTACCAGAAGACGTGAAAAACCACGCGAAAGAAGTATCCAAT
- a CDS encoding FAD-linked oxidase C-terminal domain-containing protein, translating into MLSSDVKRELQAVVGPDDVRDDPESRLAYSYDATPMYQSMPDGVVFPESTEEVQAIMKIASRHRIPIVGRGSGSNLSAGTVPVEGGLVMVMTKMNRLIEIDQDNLTATFQPGLITKQLHEAVERIGLFYPPDPGSMHVSTLGGNIAECAGGLRGLKYGTTKDYVIGLEAVLASGEILRTGGKLTKDVAGYDLTKLLVGSEGTLAIITEATVKLLPLPEDRRVMVAHFTDLYAAARTVSQIIAERIIPCTLEFLDQGTIRVIEDYAKIGLPADMAAILLIEQDGPTSVVERDIERIAEICRQTGAAHVQVAQSREEEVQLMSARRSALSALARLRPTTILEDATVPRAAIAPMVEQINRIKEKYGLQICTFGHAGDGNLHPTCMTDARDREEIERVEQAFEEIFDAAIRLGGTITGEHGVGLAKAPFLEWKVGKSGIEVMKGIKRAFDPDGLLNPGKMFAKETRRRVVIT; encoded by the coding sequence ATGCTGTCGAGCGATGTGAAAAGAGAGTTGCAGGCGGTGGTGGGGCCGGATGATGTACGGGATGATCCCGAGTCCCGTCTGGCCTATTCCTATGACGCCACGCCGATGTACCAATCGATGCCGGACGGGGTGGTATTTCCGGAAAGTACCGAAGAAGTGCAGGCGATCATGAAAATTGCCTCCCGTCACCGCATCCCCATCGTCGGTCGCGGTTCGGGCAGCAATCTGAGTGCGGGAACCGTGCCGGTGGAAGGCGGATTGGTCATGGTGATGACCAAAATGAATCGACTCATCGAAATCGACCAAGACAACTTGACTGCCACCTTTCAGCCTGGATTGATCACCAAACAGTTGCATGAAGCGGTGGAGCGAATCGGACTGTTTTATCCACCCGATCCCGGTAGTATGCACGTATCCACGCTTGGCGGCAATATCGCGGAATGTGCCGGTGGCTTGCGTGGGTTAAAGTACGGTACGACCAAGGACTACGTGATCGGCCTGGAAGCGGTATTGGCGTCGGGGGAGATTCTGCGAACCGGCGGAAAGTTGACCAAGGATGTGGCTGGTTACGATCTGACCAAATTGTTGGTGGGTTCCGAGGGCACATTGGCGATCATCACCGAGGCTACGGTGAAATTGCTGCCCCTTCCCGAAGACCGTCGCGTGATGGTGGCGCATTTCACCGATTTGTACGCGGCTGCGCGAACAGTATCGCAAATCATCGCTGAACGCATCATTCCGTGTACGCTGGAATTTTTGGACCAAGGCACCATTCGCGTTATCGAAGATTACGCCAAGATTGGGCTTCCGGCTGATATGGCCGCCATCCTGCTGATCGAACAGGACGGCCCTACATCGGTTGTGGAACGGGATATAGAGCGGATTGCGGAGATTTGCCGTCAAACTGGGGCGGCCCATGTACAGGTGGCGCAGTCGCGGGAAGAAGAGGTGCAGTTGATGTCGGCGCGAAGGAGTGCCCTGTCTGCGCTCGCCCGCTTGCGTCCAACCACCATCCTGGAGGACGCCACCGTTCCGCGGGCCGCGATTGCGCCGATGGTGGAACAGATCAACCGGATCAAGGAAAAATACGGATTGCAGATCTGCACATTCGGCCATGCTGGTGACGGCAACCTCCATCCTACCTGTATGACCGATGCACGGGACCGGGAAGAAATCGAACGGGTGGAACAAGCGTTTGAGGAGATTTTTGATGCGGCGATCCGCCTGGGCGGGACGATCACCGGCGAACACGGGGTGGGACTGGCCAAGGCGCCGTTTTTGGAGTGGAAAGTGGGGAAATCCGGTATAGAAGTAATGAAAGGGATCAAACGGGCGTTTGACCCCGACGGACTGCTCAACCCGGGAAAAATGTTTGCCAAAGAGACGCGGAGAAGGGTGGTGATCACGTGA